The genomic DNA AGCCCCAGCCGTTCGTTGATTTCGCTGAGATGCACTCCGGCCAAGGCTTCGCAGTGCCGATCGTCGATGAGCTTGATTCCATCGCCGGCGGGAGCATCGTCATGTTCGTCGGCAATTTCACCGACAATCTCTTCCAACACATCTTCAATCGTCACCAGGCCGGAGACGCCGCCAAATTCGTCTAGCACCACAGCAATGTGGTTGCGGCTCCGCTGAAATTCCTGAAGTAAATCGTCCACCGGTTTGCTCTCGGGTACAAAAAACGGAGGCCGCAGTAAATCGGAAACAGATCGATGCGGAGCATTTGGCCCGCGCGCCAGCTCATGCAGCATATCTTTAATGTGCAAAATCCCGACGATCTGGTCGTGGCTGTCGCCATAAATAGGAATTCGGGTGTGGCCAGAGGCAATAACCTGCTGTAACGCTTCTTCCCAGAGTAAATCGTTGGGTATCGAAATCATGTCGGTGCGCGGCGTCATAATTTCTGAAACCACCACTTCCCCCAAGGCAATCACGCTTTCGATCATTTCGCGGGCATCTTCTTCAATCAACCCTTCACGCTGTCCTTCGGTCACCACTTCACGAATTTCTTCTTCCAATTCCTCTTCGGCAAGCGTCGCGGATTCTTTGCCGGAGATGCGATTCATGGTCCGTTCCACGAAATCGGCGCCTGCGGCCGAGGGGGCCAGCACTCGACCGGAGGCGCGCCAAATGGGCCAAGTGCGGACAATCAATGGTTCGGCCCAAATGCGAGCCAACACGGCCGGGAACCAGACAATGGCCAGCCATAAAATCAGTGCCCCTCCCATGGTTTCCCCGAAAGTGGTGAGCAACGAAATCGACCAGGAAAGCCCATCGGAATGTGTGTTCCACAAAAACGCCACTGCAGCCACCACGGCGGCCGCAGTCGCAAACACGCGCAGACTTTCCGCCCCCAAGCCAGCCTGGCGATGATGTTCAATGATTTCGTCGTACTGCGGCAGCAAATTTCGGTGTCGCAGGAGTTCCCGAAGCTGCGATCGGGAAAAATCACGAAAGGCTTGCGC from Pirellulales bacterium includes the following:
- a CDS encoding hemolysin family protein; translated protein: MSNATLIWLSVFALGLASFAACAAQAFRDFSRSQLRELLRHRNLLPQYDEIIEHHRQAGLGAESLRVFATAAAVVAAVAFLWNTHSDGLSWSISLLTTFGETMGGALILWLAIVWFPAVLARIWAEPLIVRTWPIWRASGRVLAPSAAGADFVERTMNRISGKESATLAEEELEEEIREVVTEGQREGLIEEDAREMIESVIALGEVVVSEIMTPRTDMISIPNDLLWEEALQQVIASGHTRIPIYGDSHDQIVGILHIKDMLHELARGPNAPHRSVSDLLRPPFFVPESKPVDDLLQEFQRSRNHIAVVLDEFGGVSGLVTIEDVLEEIVGEIADEHDDAPAGDGIKLIDDRHCEALAGVHLSEINERLGLHLPEDEHFDTIGGFVFHQLGRIPHMGEELTYDGVKIKVLEAARRRVHRVAIEVLPPPTEDEASAESEVPSAD